CCGCCAGGGCGCGCTGCACGGCGTCGGCAGTGACCTGGTGCTGCGCAACAACCCGCCGCTGCGGGTGCACCGGCTCCGCTTCACTCCGGTGGACGCCGCCGCGGCCGACCGGCTGGCTCCGGCGTACCGGCCGTCCAGCGTGCCGCTGACCCGCACCATGCGCATCGATTCCAACGGCGTGGCTGCCGCGGGTGTCGCGCTCGGTCTGGCGGCGCTGAGCCGGCTGACCCGGCCGAAGTCGAAGCTGTGGCTGCTGCCCGCCCTGGCCGCGGCCCCGGTGGCTGCCTTCTTCCGCGACCCGGAACGGGACGTTCCGGAGGACCCGTCGGCGGTGGTCGCCGCCGCGGACGGCCAGGTGCTCTCCGTGCAACGGCTGCACGACGAGCGCTTCGGCGAGGGCGAGTGGTTGCGGATCGCGGTCTTCCTGTCGGTGCTCGACGTACACGTCAACCGCGCCCCCGTGGCCGGTAAGGTGGTCGACTACTTCGTGGCCGACGGCGGCTTCGCCAACGCGATGAAGCCGGAGGCGGAGCACAACGTGGCCGCGTACACGGTGTTGGACACGGCTCACGGCACGGTGGTGGTGGCCCAGCGGACCGGGCTGATCGCCCGGCGGATCGTGCAGCGGGCGCCGATCGGAGCGCTGCTGGCGAAGGGCGAACGGTTCGGCCTTATCCGGTTCGGTTCGCGTACCGACGTCTACCTGCCCGCCGAGGCCGCGGAGCCGCTGGTCGGGCCGGGCGACACGGTGGTCGGCGGGTCGTCCGTCATCGCCCGCTGGCGCTGATCTCCGGATCGCGGCCGAAGGGGCGCCACGGAGATCCGTGGCACCCCTTCGGCGATCCGGGTGTCAGACGGCGCGACGCTGGCGCAGCCAGAGCACCGGCCCGCTGAGCAGATAGCCCACCACGACCAGGGCGAAAGTGAGCCGGATGTCGACCAGCGCGCCCAGCACCGGGGCCAGCCAGACCCACGCCGGCAACGTCACCAGTCGGGCGAGTTTCGCGTACGGGAAGCTGGAGACCATGGCGAAGGCGAGCAGCGCCACCCCGCCGACCAACACCAGCCCGGACACCGGCAGCCCAATGGCGACCGTCAGGGCGAGCACGGCGG
The sequence above is a segment of the Micromonospora sp. WMMA1363 genome. Coding sequences within it:
- a CDS encoding phosphatidylserine decarboxylase, with the protein product MTQSPAVRPSGRSGPVRIGERAARTLVAEFARINDPKAALLVGASPESPVLAAAIEALLPGDTLTVVPAASASATLLREHVAAQGSWVAERVRVVGDLTEAEVAAVAIVGEPFTGSAEETRAAVEGLGKYLAGGAVLTVAAPVAPGRTAGAADELDRQGALHGVGSDLVLRNNPPLRVHRLRFTPVDAAAADRLAPAYRPSSVPLTRTMRIDSNGVAAAGVALGLAALSRLTRPKSKLWLLPALAAAPVAAFFRDPERDVPEDPSAVVAAADGQVLSVQRLHDERFGEGEWLRIAVFLSVLDVHVNRAPVAGKVVDYFVADGGFANAMKPEAEHNVAAYTVLDTAHGTVVVAQRTGLIARRIVQRAPIGALLAKGERFGLIRFGSRTDVYLPAEAAEPLVGPGDTVVGGSSVIARWR